The genomic region TCCTGCTTTTTTCACGGTAACTCTGGGTGAAGGTGCCGGAACTCGCCGATTTGCAGCTGCTTTGCGCATTACATATAAAGTCAGACACGTTTTATCAGAAATGTTTATATGGCGTAACCACAAAGTGGTTATTATGCCTCGTGCAGGCGAGGGACGTTCGATCCGCATCGATCCCGAGGTGTATGAGGCGCTTCTCGTATTGAAACGAGGAAATATGACGTTCTCTGACGTCATTGCCCAGATGCTCAATGACTGCTATGGATGGTCGGAAAATTATCCGGCAAACCAGAGTGATCTCACAGACTTCGTAGAGATCAATGCGCGCTGACATTAGTGCAGGCAGATCAACGATGGATTTGTCCACACCTCTGGAACCCGTGTCGGATAAAATAAAAAAACCACGAAGACTTCACGGCAGATAAGCTCAGACGGCTTATCGAACCAGTCGATGAAATGTTTGCGGATCGGGATGAAAAATAAGAATGAAACCTGATGACGGGAATTGTCCGGTCTGTTACCCCCTCTCCGGCACATTCGTGTCAGCCTGAAATTGCACGTTTCCCCCAACAATACCCTCAATCTTTTCTCTGATCTCTTCTGTCACTGCCGGGATCTTTCCGGTGGTTTTGGCTTTCCACTGCACGAGTTCACTCTGGAGCTGCCGTTCTTTTTCGAGCATACTTTTGAGCTGCGTTTTTTCCCGCATCAGTGAATTGCTCCGTACTACCATCGGGTGCGTAGACAGCAACGTCTCTGCGTTCCTGCATGCTTCATCGCAGGCAGCAAGTTCAGTGCAAAGCTTTGACATCGTGGTGCAGAATGCATCCGTATCGGAAAATATTTCGCGCTCCTCCCGGTTTTTTAAGGGAATTTCTCCCGCCGCGATCATCCGCTGTGCAACAGGACCGGCTGCGGCAAGTGCGGTGTTCATGCGAACGGGATCCGGCAGATCATGATTGGAGAGTATCTCGATGGCATGCCTGATGGAGGATATGTCTCCGGTCTGATGCTGCTGTCGTGCTGCAACCTTTTCCGCTTTCCTGAATACGTGGGAAGCGGTCATGGAGCGTGCGGCATAGTTCCGGGTAATCTCATCGCGGGTCTTCTCTTTCTCCGCAAGTGCAGATCTGCATTCGTGAATCGCACGATTTCCATCAGCATCCGCTGCAAGCCCGGTCTCTTCGCGCTCGATTGCCCCGATCCGGGTGGTGATCTCATCGATGCGTGCAGATATCCGCCGCTCTTTCTCACGGGAGCGTTCCATATCCTCCTCCATATCCATCACGGATCGGTGCAGGGCATTGACCGCGTCAATCGCTGCTTTCTCCTTCTGGTATGTGGCGAGCGCGGCGGTCAGGACATTCATCTCCTTTCCCATCCCGTCGATCGCCATCTTGACTGCTTTCATCTCCTCAGGAAAGACTGCCTGCAGGTATCGTCCCTGCCCTCGGTTACTGTTGATGCAGGATTTCAGGCATTCTACGGCATCGGTATAGAACTCTTCAATCTCATCAGAAAGGGGTTTTGCAAGGGCGGCATTCATCGCTTTTACATACAGGGGAAGGGAATTTTTCGCAACGGCTTTGAGTTTGGGGTGGAGTGCCGGATCCTGTTCGGAGCCGGAAATGCTGTTGACAATATGTTGCAGTTGCGCTGCGGAATTCCTGATATTCTGCATCGGGGACTTACCCGCTCCTTCAAGTGCCATCCGTGCGTTCTTCTCCCGCTCTGCAGACCACGCGGGGATAGTACTAAGGGTAATAACTAAGGGATCTGGTTTTTTAGGATTCAGGATATTTTTTAGGAAATCGTACATTCATTTCACCTGTACCGGTTCCTTATCTGCGATGTGTGCCGGCATGACCCTAATCATCGCGGGCGATCTGGCAGAGTCGTTCAGCACCATCAATCTCCTTGATGACCTGGACGACTGCGGGAGGCAGGAGCATCTTCCACGGTTTACCGTTGAGTATACGTTCACGGATTTTTGTACCACTGAGCGTGTCGCGCTCGTACATTGCCGGTGACTGGACTTTTATCCCAGCTTCTGTAAAGAGCCGGACAACCAGCGGATTTGATGAGTAGCAGAGATCGAACGGCGGTGCCATCGACTGGACATGCGCTACCCAGAGCGAGTTGCGCTTGATGTCCTCGATCGGGATCACGTAATAGGGGCAGCCCAGTGACGCAAGCGCCCGGGTGATCATAAGCACGCGTTCACCCGCGGTAAACGGGTTGTCTACCTGGTGCGAGAGTTGTGCGCTTCCGATACCGATGATGAGTTCGTCCACTTCCTCTGCAATATGTTCGAGCACTTCGTGATGCCCGTTGTGATACGGCTGAAACCGCCCGATATACAATCCCCGTTTCATGGTTGTCCCCCGGGAGCTCCCGCGCCCAGATTTGCTATCCGCCCCGCAAATGCCCCAGCTGTGAAACCGGCATCGATATTGACGACCGAAATTACCGAACAGGACTGGAGCATGCTCGCAAGCGCGGCTCTTCCTTCACCCATATACCCGTATCCAACGCTGACCGGGACGCCGATGACCGGTTTGTCAACCAGCCCGGCAACGATGGAAGGAAGTGTCCCTTCGCGCCCGGCACAGACAATGAACACATGCGCATCCAGCAGCGGTTTCAGGGCCGGGAAGAGCCGGTGGATGCCTGCCGCACCGACATCATATGCCGTACGAACCGTACAGCCCATCTCCTCTGCAATGCACTTTGCTTCCTCTGCAACCCGGATATCGGATGTTCCCGCAGTAATGATCGCAACGATTCCACCCGTGGGTTTTGGAGATTTTCCTGATGACAGGACGAGTATGTGACCGGTCTGGCGGTATTCCGTGGCAATGTTCCTGCTTTTTGCAAAGGACTGGATATGTGTAACCTGTTCGGGGCTCACGCGCGTGATCACGCAGCGCCCGGTTGTTTCTGCATGCCGCACCGCAATCTCCGAGAGGTGCGTGGTATCCTTTCCCTCCGCGAGGACTACTTCCGGCATTCCGCACCGGACGCCCCTTCCCAGATCGATACAGGCAAACTCCCCCACATGTTCGAGACGGAGCCCTTCAATCACCCGGGCGGCCTCATCAAGGGTGCACTCCCCGTTCTTGTAGCGCGAGAGAATGTCCTGCACAGACTGGTTTGGTTGCATGGTTTTGACAATACAGATATGGAACGGCGTATAATAAGTTAGTTCATAGATATGTCCTATCTCATCTATGTCGCCATGTTCGGCACCGCTGCGGTTCTCTTTCTCTGGCTGCGGGATGCACGGATCTTTTTCAGGACGGGTCTGCCCGGCTACCGTAAGGCGGCGTACCATGGTGTGGGGTATGGGGCCCTTGCAACGCTTGGCGGGGCTTTTACCCTCACGATGCCCAATTTTGAATTACTGGGTCTTGGAATGATCCTTGCTGCCATGTACCTGCAGGGGCGAATTGTGCGGGAGAAAGTATGGGGAAACGAAGATACCTTCACCCGGTTCCTTGGCAGCGTACCAAGACACAAGGCGAATAAGAAATAACGATGCAAACAAAAACAGGATAAGGATTTTTACCATGCTCCAGAAACCGAGAGGAACGCGGGATTTTTTACCGGATGAGATGGAGGCGCGGCGCGCTGTCGAAGGGAAGTTGCGCGAGGTTGCGCGCTGCTATGGATACCGGGAAGTCTGCACTCCCGAGTTTGAGGATCTCGAACTTTTTACTGCGCGATCCGGGGAAGGTATCATCGATGAGATGTATGTCTTTGAGGACAAGGGCGGCAGGAAGCTTGCCCTTCGCCCGGAGATTACTGCCGCGGTGATCCGGATGTACATCAATGAGGCAAAGGTCGCGCCCAAACCGTTGCGCTGGTGTTATTTTGCCGACTGTTTCCGGTACGAGCGCCCGCAGAAGGGCCGGTACCGCCAGTTCTGGCAGTTCGGGGTCGAGCTGATCGGTGCGGATACGGCAGCGGCGGATGCGGAAACGATCATGCTGGCGTCCGATATGCTGAACGCAACCGGAGTCACGTATGAGCTGAAAGTCGGACACCTATCGTTCATGAAAAATCTTGTGAAGGATCTCGAACCGGCCATGCAGCGGAAAGTGCGGGCACACCTTGACAAGAAGGATTTCGACGGGCTGAATGCCACGCTCGAATCCTTGGACAGGACGGATCTTGCAGCCTCACTTACGGCTCTTATTGGCACCCGTGATCTTGCCGAAGCATTCGAGATTGCCGGTGAGATCCCGGAGAAAGAACGGTTTGAGAAGACCATGAGATCACTCGATGCATCCGGTGTTAAATACAGCCTGAACTTTGGCATTGCGCGGGGTCTCGATTATTATACCGGCATGGTCTTTGAGGGATTTGCCCAGAACCTCGGCGCTGAGAACCAGATCCTGGGCGGGGGAACCTACCGGCTAGCCCATCTCTTTGGGGGTGACGATGTTGCTTCCTGCGGGTTTGCCATCGGGTTTGACCGGGTGATGGTCTCGCTGGGGGACATCAAGCCAGCGATAGTTCCTGTTGTAGGACTTGTCTGCACGAGCGAAGGGCGCACCCGTGCGCTTGAAGTTGCACGGGCATTACGCAACGCGGGCATCCGCACGGAAATAGATCTTATGGAGCGTGGACTCGGAGCTCAGCTCGCCCACGCATCAAAAACCGCGAATTTTGCTATCGTGATCGGCCAGCGCGAGGCGGAGTCCGGGCAGGTTACGTTAAAAAATCTGACCACTGCCGAGCAGAAAACGGTCGATCTTGCAGCAGCCGTTGCTGAGGTGAGAGCGTTTGGTCCTCGCTGACGAACTCGCCAAGCAGCAGCGCAGCATCAGTGTCGCGGAATTTTTCGAGAAGAACAAACACCTGCTGGGATTCGATTCCCCCACCCGCGGGGTCATCACCACCATAAAAGAGGCGGTGGACAATGCACTGGATGCCTGTGAGGAAGCACAGGTGCTTCCGGATATTTTTATCAGCATCAAAAAAGTCTCCAGCGATATTTTCCGGATCATTGTTGAGGACAATGGCCCGGGAATCGTTCCGGCACAGGTGCCGTATGTATTTGGAAAACTGCTCTACGGATCGCGGTTCCACCAGATCCGGCAGACGCGCGGGCAACAGGGTATCGGGATCTCTGCCGCCGTTCTTTATGCGCAGCTGACCAGCGGTGTCCCGACTGTCGTGATCTCGCGCACCGGCCATAAGGAGCCGGCCTGGAAATTCGAGATCCAGATCAAGATCGAGACCAATGAACCTGACATCATCTCCCAGCAGCCGATCGACTGGGATCGGATTCACGGCACCCGGGTGCAGATCGAGTTCAAGAGCACGATGTCGGCAAAGAAGAAGCTGCTCGAATACCTCAAGTACACTTCAGTGGTGAATCCCCATGCGAGATTCCGGGTGGAGCTGGACGATGAAGCGTTCACGTTCGAGCGGGTGAGCCAGGAGATCATCGCGTGCCCCATTGCCGTCAAGCCTCATCCCCATGGGATCGAGTTCGGGCAACTGAAACGGATGGCCGTGGCAAGCAACGAGAAACTTGCCGATTTCCTGATGGAACATTTCAGCCGGGTGGGGAAAAAGACGGCGCAGGAGATGTGCGATAAATCCGGCCTGAAGGCTACGGCAAAGGTATCGGGCCTTTCTGCAGATCAGCTCAAGGCGCTCCTTGCTGCCATGCAGGACGTCCCGGTACCCCCCCCGCTCACCGTCCAGTGCCTTTCACCCATTGGGGAGGAACTGATACGGCGCGGGCTCGACAAGGAGTTCCAGATGGACTTTGTCGGGGCACGCACCCGGCCGGCTTCCGTTTTCTCCGGCCACTCGTTTGTGGTCGAAGCAGCGATCGGGTACGGGGGAAAGCTTCCTTCCGAGGGAAATGCGATCATCCTCCGCTTTGCCAACCGTGTCCCGCTGATGTACCAGCAGGGTGCATGTGCCATCACCCAGAGCGTTGCGAATGTGAACTGGAAACACTATAACCTTTCCCAGCAGGGACTGCCGATGGGCCCGGTTCTGATCCTTGTCCATGTTGCCTCCACAAATGTTCCCTTTACCAGCGAGAGTAAGGACGCAATTGCGAGTATTCCGGAGATTGAAAAGGAGATCGTGCTCGCCCTGCAGGACCTGGGACGGGATCTCAAGCTATTTGTCTCCCGCCGCGACAAGAACAAGGTGGCCGAGGACCGGGCGCGGGCCGTATGTGCAATTATTCCGGAGATTGCTGCAAAAGTGAGCGAGATCGTTGAAAAACCGCTCGTTGATACCACGCCCATCGAAGGAAAACTGATGCGCAAGCTGATCGTGAAGAAGGGGACCCTCGATGGCAGGATCACGATCGAGCTGAACAATTACACCGCACACGACGTGGATGTGTCTGTCTATGATATCTCGCAGGACAATGCGGCCGATGCCGAGCCCAAGGCAGCATTCGTGAGCGAGATGGACGGGCAGTTCACGAAGGTCTGGAAGCTGGTGATACCGTCACAGATGGTTACGCGTGTTGTCTATACCGGGAAAGGCGGGGGCCTGCTCGACATCCGGGGCATTGACGATAATAAGAAGATGGTGGTGGATCTCGATGTCTAAAGAGGAACTGGAAAGGAAATCGATGGCGGCCCTGCTCCGGATCGCGAGTGCATGGTACGACCAGATGAAGGCCGGCGATATCCCCTCCATCTCACTGCCCACGCGGACGAAATACAATATCGAATACGATGATGCGAGCGAGGTCTGGAAATACGGCGACAAGGAGAGCATGCGCACCGCTGCTTCGGCCAAGAGCGCGACGCATCTGCTGAAAATGGCGTACGTCATCGGGTTCATCAAACAGCAGCTGAAAGAGAACCGGTCGTCAACACTCAGGGAGATGTATTACATCTCGGAGGGATGGAAGCGGGCGAAGTTCGGTGCGCAGGAGGAGAGCAATTTCCTCATCGAGGATCTCGAGATCATTTCAGAAGTCCCGCGCGAGGGGTTCCATCTCCATCCTGAAGAGAATGGCGCATCGATTTACGGGCCGATGCGGATACGGGAGGAGACGCGACGGGGCATGCGGGCCATCCACTGCCAGGACGATGTGGGCCAGGCCGGGTACACGATCCCCAACAATGTCGAGAACATAGAGTTCGTGGATCATGATGCGAAGTTTGTGATTGCTCTCGAAACGGGTGGTATGTATGACCGGCTGATCGAGAACGGGTTTGACGAGGAGCACAATGCAATTCTTGTGCACCTGAAAGGCCAGCCGGCGCGTTCGACCCGGCGCATGCTCAACAAGATCAGTACGACATGGAATCTTCCCGTGATGGTTTTTACTGATGGCGACCCGTGGTCGTACCGTATCTTTGCCTCCGTTGCTTACGGTTCGATCAAGAGTGCGCACATGTCCGAGCTGCTGGCAACGCCCAAGGCGCAGTTTCTGGGGTTGCAGCCGAGCGATATCCGGGATTATAATTTACCGTCCGATAAGTTGTCGGATAAGGATGTTGAGGCATTGCATGCGGAGCTGACCGATCCCCGGTTTGCAACCGAGTACTGGAAAAAGCAGATCAACCTGCAGATCAGCCTGGGGCTGAAGTCGGAACAACAGGCATTTGCGGCGCGGGGGCTGGACTTTGTGACGAAGACGTATCTGCCGGCAAGGTTGACTGAGATGGGGATCATCTGATCCCTTTTTTTTTAAATCACTTTTTTCTTGCAACTGCAAGCATGTCGCGGAG from Methanoregula sp. harbors:
- a CDS encoding antitoxin VapB family protein, whose product is MPRAGEGRSIRIDPEVYEALLVLKRGNMTFSDVIAQMLNDCYGWSENYPANQSDLTDFVEINAR
- a CDS encoding nicotinamide-nucleotide adenylyltransferase, coding for MKRGLYIGRFQPYHNGHHEVLEHIAEEVDELIIGIGSAQLSHQVDNPFTAGERVLMITRALASLGCPYYVIPIEDIKRNSLWVAHVQSMAPPFDLCYSSNPLVVRLFTEAGIKVQSPAMYERDTLSGTKIRERILNGKPWKMLLPPAVVQVIKEIDGAERLCQIARDD
- the larB gene encoding nickel pincer cofactor biosynthesis protein LarB, with translation MQPNQSVQDILSRYKNGECTLDEAARVIEGLRLEHVGEFACIDLGRGVRCGMPEVVLAEGKDTTHLSEIAVRHAETTGRCVITRVSPEQVTHIQSFAKSRNIATEYRQTGHILVLSSGKSPKPTGGIVAIITAGTSDIRVAEEAKCIAEEMGCTVRTAYDVGAAGIHRLFPALKPLLDAHVFIVCAGREGTLPSIVAGLVDKPVIGVPVSVGYGYMGEGRAALASMLQSCSVISVVNIDAGFTAGAFAGRIANLGAGAPGGQP
- a CDS encoding ABC transporter permease, whose amino-acid sequence is MSYLIYVAMFGTAAVLFLWLRDARIFFRTGLPGYRKAAYHGVGYGALATLGGAFTLTMPNFELLGLGMILAAMYLQGRIVREKVWGNEDTFTRFLGSVPRHKANKK
- the hisS gene encoding histidine--tRNA ligase; the protein is MLQKPRGTRDFLPDEMEARRAVEGKLREVARCYGYREVCTPEFEDLELFTARSGEGIIDEMYVFEDKGGRKLALRPEITAAVIRMYINEAKVAPKPLRWCYFADCFRYERPQKGRYRQFWQFGVELIGADTAAADAETIMLASDMLNATGVTYELKVGHLSFMKNLVKDLEPAMQRKVRAHLDKKDFDGLNATLESLDRTDLAASLTALIGTRDLAEAFEIAGEIPEKERFEKTMRSLDASGVKYSLNFGIARGLDYYTGMVFEGFAQNLGAENQILGGGTYRLAHLFGGDDVASCGFAIGFDRVMVSLGDIKPAIVPVVGLVCTSEGRTRALEVARALRNAGIRTEIDLMERGLGAQLAHASKTANFAIVIGQREAESGQVTLKNLTTAEQKTVDLAAAVAEVRAFGPR
- a CDS encoding DNA topoisomerase VI subunit B, which encodes MVLADELAKQQRSISVAEFFEKNKHLLGFDSPTRGVITTIKEAVDNALDACEEAQVLPDIFISIKKVSSDIFRIIVEDNGPGIVPAQVPYVFGKLLYGSRFHQIRQTRGQQGIGISAAVLYAQLTSGVPTVVISRTGHKEPAWKFEIQIKIETNEPDIISQQPIDWDRIHGTRVQIEFKSTMSAKKKLLEYLKYTSVVNPHARFRVELDDEAFTFERVSQEIIACPIAVKPHPHGIEFGQLKRMAVASNEKLADFLMEHFSRVGKKTAQEMCDKSGLKATAKVSGLSADQLKALLAAMQDVPVPPPLTVQCLSPIGEELIRRGLDKEFQMDFVGARTRPASVFSGHSFVVEAAIGYGGKLPSEGNAIILRFANRVPLMYQQGACAITQSVANVNWKHYNLSQQGLPMGPVLILVHVASTNVPFTSESKDAIASIPEIEKEIVLALQDLGRDLKLFVSRRDKNKVAEDRARAVCAIIPEIAAKVSEIVEKPLVDTTPIEGKLMRKLIVKKGTLDGRITIELNNYTAHDVDVSVYDISQDNAADAEPKAAFVSEMDGQFTKVWKLVIPSQMVTRVVYTGKGGGLLDIRGIDDNKKMVVDLDV
- a CDS encoding DNA topoisomerase IV subunit A; protein product: MSKEELERKSMAALLRIASAWYDQMKAGDIPSISLPTRTKYNIEYDDASEVWKYGDKESMRTAASAKSATHLLKMAYVIGFIKQQLKENRSSTLREMYYISEGWKRAKFGAQEESNFLIEDLEIISEVPREGFHLHPEENGASIYGPMRIREETRRGMRAIHCQDDVGQAGYTIPNNVENIEFVDHDAKFVIALETGGMYDRLIENGFDEEHNAILVHLKGQPARSTRRMLNKISTTWNLPVMVFTDGDPWSYRIFASVAYGSIKSAHMSELLATPKAQFLGLQPSDIRDYNLPSDKLSDKDVEALHAELTDPRFATEYWKKQINLQISLGLKSEQQAFAARGLDFVTKTYLPARLTEMGII